The genomic region CACAATTCTTAAGAGCGCATACTTTACTTTGTAAAGCCGAACGTTAGGTTGAAGAGCTGCTCTAGCTCCTTCTTAATGTCGTCACGCTTCTCCTTTACCGCCTTTGCTACCGCTTCAAGGGCTGTGTATGCTCTGCTGGGTATCTTTCCTCTGAACCACGAGATGTCCTTGGCCATTCCGACGCCGAGCTTCTCGTACTTTACGCCTACGACGGGGTCTTCTTCCCGCTCATTTATCAGCTTGTCCAGCTCTAGTACCAGTGTGCCGCGTGCCAGCATGTAGTCGCCATAGGGGTCAACGAGCTTCAGTACTTGCTTCTTTATCTTGCTGAGCACACGTATGCCAAGTATCTTGTCAGGAGACGGCCTTATCTTGGCTACTTGTAGTGCGCCAAGCAATGCTACTATTCCGCTGAGGTCGCTGAAGGGCTCGTACCATGGTCTTCCCCTGCCGCCTGCAACCATTTGTTCTGCCGACGCCCTCATCAGTACTTGACCGCTGAGTACGGTGTTGTAAGCGTATGCTTTCTTGAAGCGCTCGTCAAGAGCGATGTCTACAATGCTTTCGGCCTCGCTTCCAACGAATAGTGTGTGTCTTGCAGGGGTGTCAAATACTACGCCCATGTAGAAGCCCAGCATTGCTGCCGCTTCTGGTCTATCGGCGGCCTTTACCACCGTGTCGCCTAGTAGTGTTCTCTGAAGCGCTACGTCACTTAGTCTTCTCGGCGCCTCCGTATACGCTATTACTCTGACTAGTCCAAAGCTCTGGAGCATTCTCAGATAGTATAGAAGGTCGTTCATGCTGAAGTTCTTAAGGGCGACGTACTTCTCGCCTAGCATCTCAACTCTCACAATGCCGCCGACGATCTCGCTAACCTTCTTCGGGGCCTGGCCTGGCTCGGCTGCACCCGTTAGCATGTCCTTATAGAACTCTATTAGCCCGGAAATACCGCCTAGCTTACCCTGCGCTGCAGCGGCTAGCTCTTTGAACCTTCTAGGTACTCTAGCCTCTAGAGTCAGAGGTGGTAACAGCATGCTCCCACCACTCCAACTACCAGATAGTATAGGGTCAGAGAGTTAAAAATTACCCTCTTCAACACCTCAATACCGATTATCGCACTTTAGTATTATTAAGATGTTATATTCCGATTACAAAATCCCTAGGAATTATTATACATCAACATAGTAACTGAATAATAGCGCGAAATGAGCCTAATCAACTATACACATAATAAGAGTGTAAAGGTGGTTTTGGGTCAGGGCGCGAAACCCTCATCAAGTCTCAGAGGGCAACCGCAAGGACCCAGCTCATCATACCCTCATGTGTTCTTATCGGTACAATTGTAGCTATATATCGTCAAGGTGCTATAGCATAGTCTAATAAGTGTGTAGCAGTGAAAAGGGTCGGTGATGGGACTACACTTCACAGCCCTCTCGGGCTCGTGGAGCCCCCAGGCCTCATCCCCGTACTATTAACTAGTTCAAAGCGGTGCATAAAGCTATGTCTACGTCTACTAGTGATCTAGACTATATGAATTGGTTATTAGGATCTCTTCGAAAGTGCTTTGGCGAGCAAAAGACAAAAGAAATCAATAACTTGGTCAAGGAATGCCTAATTGGCGAACGTAGCGAAATAAACCTAGGAGTCCAAGTACAAAACAATATGTTAAAGCTCATTATTCCATGCACTCAGGTACCAGAAGCTATAGCTAATATTCTCCACGTGGTTTGCTTTGATGACTACCTGGTAAATACAGTGCTCCTAGGCACTGTGATTCCCAGTTCAATCGTGGTTGATGTGGGCGCCTTTCTCGGGTTCTTTACCCTCTATGTTGGACTCCTAATGAAGAGAGAAGGACTAATTGTAGCTGTTGAACCCAATCCTTATGCAAGGAATTATTTATATAAGAATTTGCTAGAGAATGGCTTTGAAAACATGGCTCGTGTTGATCCTCGCCTTATTTGTGCGTCAAGTGGTTGGAAAAAGCTATACTTGACGCAATATTGGGCGCTTTCATCCACAAACCCTGCATACATTAAAGAAATGAATGAAGAGATTGTGGCTGAACTCCGTCTACCATGTATTACGCTCAGACAACTTCTCGGCTCACATAAACTGGATCGAATTGATCTACTTAAGATAGACATTGAGGGATTAGAAGCAAATGTGCTGGAACAAGCACTTAAAGATAATATGCTTGAAAAGAACCGTGTAAGAGCTATTATCGTTGAGACACATTATCCCAGAGACAATGTCGCGAGGACGCTTTCTGCTTTGTTAAGGGCTGTTAGAGACAAGGGGTATGAAGTAATTGAGATAAATCCTCTAATTCCTGCTTGGAAACAAGTAATTGTCGTGGTAAAATGAGTCGTCAGTCCGGCCTCCGCGCTCACAGCCCTTATACATGGCATGAAGGGCTCGCAGGGGGTTCTAGGAAGAAATACATCATCCTAACTACTATACTTTCCTAGCTCCTCTTAACAAGCCGTTCGGGACTATAGACTTTCGCCGACCCTATTAAAGCTAAAATAGTTAACACCAAAAGCACTAAAAGATATAATATGGTCTGCGTTACAGCTCCAAGGGCATATGATTTAATTGCTGCAACAACATACGTGTAAGGTATCATGTAGAATGCTAGTCGTATTGATAGCGGTAGTGTTGAATAGTCAACAAAGAGCGCTGAGAGGAATATTATGGTTGCGAATCCTGTTATCATGCTTGCGGTAAGCGTTGCTGCTCTTTGGCCTGGAACGAGCAAAGTGATAAGCATTGTGAACGCCGCAGTGACCAGTACGGCGAGCAAAACTCCGGTGACATGTACAGCTACAAGTCCAGCGTCAAGTCCTCCGAGAACCAGGGAGGTGTACGCTATCGCGGCCAAAGCATCTATTCCTCCAGCTATTGACGCTGCTACGAGAGCGCCAGCAGTCTTGCCAAGTAGTAGCTCAAAGCCCGTTACTGGCGTAATAGCGAGTAATTCTCCGGTGCCGCTTTCCCGCTCCCTCGCGATGGCGTCAGCGATAGCTATGGCTGCGGGGTTTAAGACAAAGAAAACTGAGAATGCAAGGAACCTGGCAGTATTTGCCTTTGCAACTATCTCCGGAGAAACCGGTGCTCCGCCTGCACTAACGCTCTCAGATACTATGTAAACGGGGTTTCTGATATAGTCCGGATTAACAGTAATGCCTGCTTTTTTTGCCAGGACTCTTATGCGGCTAATTGATATGTTATGAGCGAATTCTGCTGCAATATTATTTAGAATAGTTGCTGCCTGGTCTGCTGCAGCCTTGCCAACTACTCTGTAGAAGTAAATGTAGACTGGCTTGTTTATGTCTGAGGCATTTACTCCAAACCCTCTTGGAATAAGTATTCCGGCAACTACATTGCTTGGTAAGCTACAATTATTTGTAACCGAGCCATTGACTAGAACCGGTTCTAGACCAGGAGTTACAACAATTGCGTGTACAAGCTTATTAGCGAACATATTTGCAAGCCTAGACTTATCGCAAACTAGTACTGCTATGGGGGCCTCTTGATGCGTTTGTAGCCCTGTTACTACAAGGCCAAGGATAGGAAATAGGAAAGCCGAAATAATCATCAATGCTATGCTCTTTTTATCCCTTAAGAATTCTAGGACCTCTTTCCACGCTATTGTAGTTGCCCGCTTCAACGCTATGGACCCTCCTTACTCCTCCACGACTTGACCGCATTGACGAAAGCTTCTTCGAGATCACGTCCACCATATTTTTCTATAAGATTTCCCGGTTTATCTATGTCAATAATTTTCCCTTCGGATATGAAAGCAACTCTGTCAGCTATGCGTTCAACTTCAAGCATGTTATGACTTGTAAGCAAGACAGCACGTCCAGATCTGGCAGCATCAACAATCAGTTTACGGACTTCAACAGAACTATATACGTCGAGCCCCGAAGTAGGCTCGTCAAGAATTAGGAGAGGTGTTTCAAGTGCAAGAGCAAGCGCCACAAGGAGCCTCCTCTTCATGCCTTTACTGTATTCACTAACCTTCCTTCTCAAATTATCTCCTAGGCCGGATATCTTTGCAGCCTTCTCTACAATTGATTGGACTCTACGGGGATCACTATAGTATAGCCTCGTATAGAATAACAGATGCTCGTAGCCTGTTAGTCGCGGATAAACAGCTGATTCCTCAGGGACGAATGCTATAAGCCCTTGCCGTCTCTCCGTCCCGCATATCTTAACCTCCCCGCTATCCGGCCTATATATGCCGGCAATCATCCTAATTGTTGTAGTCTTGCCGGCGCCATTAGGCCCTATAAGTGCGAAAACTTCTCCACTATTAATGCTAAACGTGATGGGACCTATTATTGGCCCTTTTTTAAACTTCTTTAACACAGAGTTAACAACGAGGACAGGATCACCGCAATGTGGCTGCAGCATAGTAGGACCCTGCAATAAGATACGCGTTTAGAACCGCGGCGGACTTAGTACTAGTATCGTCTTATGCTCTGGTAGGTCTCCCTTACTCAGTACTATAGTATTAGCGTCATGTCGCACAACGCGCCACTTCTTAGCATAGCGCAGCAACACGTCTAGAGGATCTAGAGGCAACTGCATGCCAGGAAGCCAATAATGTATAGGCACCACAACTTTCGCGCCAAGTGTATCAGCAGCCTCAAGAGCCCTCTTAGGATGCAACGTATAGACATTTCCTGCAGGAACAAATGCGACATCGGCTCTCAGTTTCTCAGCCTCATTACTTGTAAGAGGCCTACCTAGGTCACTCAGATGTGTAAGTTTTAATTCGTCAACTTCAATACGGTATGCAACCACGTATCCTCTTAGCCTCCCCTCAAACTCGTCATGAGGGAGCCTTAGACCTGTTATACGAAAAGGCCCTAGTTCAAAACTACCAATACGCTCACGCACCACTATAGTATCGCTACGGGCAACAGCCTCCACTGCATTGTGATCATAGTGTTCATGCGTAACTAGAATGTAATCGGGGCTTGTACTAGGCGGCTTGAAAACGGGGCCTAAACTGCCACCGTCATGGGGATCTATGAGGAGGCTTTTCCCGCAACATTTAATCTCCACACACGCATGTGCCCACCAAACTATCTCTACCCTTTTCTCCATCATTGTCCACCGATTACGATGATATAGTTCGT from Pyrofollis japonicus harbors:
- a CDS encoding ABC transporter permease, which codes for MKRATTIAWKEVLEFLRDKKSIALMIISAFLFPILGLVVTGLQTHQEAPIAVLVCDKSRLANMFANKLVHAIVVTPGLEPVLVNGSVTNNCSLPSNVVAGILIPRGFGVNASDINKPVYIYFYRVVGKAAADQAATILNNIAAEFAHNISISRIRVLAKKAGITVNPDYIRNPVYIVSESVSAGGAPVSPEIVAKANTARFLAFSVFFVLNPAAIAIADAIARERESGTGELLAITPVTGFELLLGKTAGALVAASIAGGIDALAAIAYTSLVLGGLDAGLVAVHVTGVLLAVLVTAAFTMLITLLVPGQRAATLTASMITGFATIIFLSALFVDYSTLPLSIRLAFYMIPYTYVVAAIKSYALGAVTQTILYLLVLLVLTILALIGSAKVYSPERLVKRS
- a CDS encoding ABC transporter ATP-binding protein, which codes for MLQPHCGDPVLVVNSVLKKFKKGPIIGPITFSINSGEVFALIGPNGAGKTTTIRMIAGIYRPDSGEVKICGTERRQGLIAFVPEESAVYPRLTGYEHLLFYTRLYYSDPRRVQSIVEKAAKISGLGDNLRRKVSEYSKGMKRRLLVALALALETPLLILDEPTSGLDVYSSVEVRKLIVDAARSGRAVLLTSHNMLEVERIADRVAFISEGKIIDIDKPGNLIEKYGGRDLEEAFVNAVKSWRSKEGP
- a CDS encoding MBL fold metallo-hydrolase; protein product: MEKRVEIVWWAHACVEIKCCGKSLLIDPHDGGSLGPVFKPPSTSPDYILVTHEHYDHNAVEAVARSDTIVVRERIGSFELGPFRITGLRLPHDEFEGRLRGYVVAYRIEVDELKLTHLSDLGRPLTSNEAEKLRADVAFVPAGNVYTLHPKRALEAADTLGAKVVVPIHYWLPGMQLPLDPLDVLLRYAKKWRVVRHDANTIVLSKGDLPEHKTILVLSPPRF
- a CDS encoding FkbM family methyltransferase; protein product: MLKLIIPCTQVPEAIANILHVVCFDDYLVNTVLLGTVIPSSIVVDVGAFLGFFTLYVGLLMKREGLIVAVEPNPYARNYLYKNLLENGFENMARVDPRLICASSGWKKLYLTQYWALSSTNPAYIKEMNEEIVAELRLPCITLRQLLGSHKLDRIDLLKIDIEGLEANVLEQALKDNMLEKNRVRAIIVETHYPRDNVARTLSALLRAVRDKGYEVIEINPLIPAWKQVIVVVK